A stretch of DNA from Lysinibacillus sp. B2A1:
AAATAGATTTATATTGCATCTGTTATTTAACAGATAAATGTAGTGTGAATAAGAATTCATTTACTTTCTACTGCTAAAACTGTTGTATAACAATTGCTACATAACGTAATTGTCTTTGGAGAAGGTGGCAAATTTTAAAGGGGGAAAATTATAAATAGGATAATTTAAAGTTTGCTTACTAATGTACTAAAGCGATAGCAAAGAAAGGGGTAGTTTCATGGGGATGAAAATGATGGAGAAGTTAAAAGCTATACCAGGGCAACACAATTTACCTAATTATGAGGTAGCAGCAGCAACACATGATTGGGCAGAGACAGAAAAAGGATTCAGTTGGTACGAAACAGGTCGTGTGAATATGGCGTATGAGGCGATTGATCGACATACGGAAACACATCGTAAGAATAAGGTTGCACTTTATTTCAATGATGGAAAGCGAAAAGAGGCTTATTCTTTTAATGAAATGAAAATGCAAACTAATAAGGCTGCGAATGTCTTAAAATCAGCGACAAATTTAGAAAAAGGGGATCGTTTATTTATTTTCATGCCACGTTCTCCTGAGCTTTATTTCTCATTATTAGGTGCATTGAAAATGGGCGTTATTGTGGGACCGTTATTTGAAGCATTTATGGAGGGAGCGGTTTATGATCGACTAGCAGATAGTGAAGCGAAAGCATTAGTGACGACACCAGAGTTACTTGAACGAGTACCTTTAGAAAAGCTCCCTAATTTACAGCACGTCTTTTTAGTAGGCTCTGATATAGAGGAAACTTCACAAATTTTAGATTTTAATAAACGTCTGAAAGAAGCTTCATCTCAATTTGATATTGAATGGGTAGACAGAGAAGATGGCATGATTCTGCATTATACTTCTGGATCAACTGGTGCACCAAAGGGCGTATTACATGTCCATAACGCAATGCTTCAACAATATCAATCAACACAATGGGTACTAGATTTACGTGAGGATGACATTTATTGGTGTACAGCTGATCCAGGATGGGTAACGGGAACTGCATACGGTATTTTTGGTCCATGGTTAAATGGTGTGACAATGCTTATTGTTGGTGGAAGATTTTCACCACAAGCCTGGTATCAAGCGATTGAGGATTATAGTGTAACAGTTTGGTATAGTGCGCCAACAGCTTTCAGAATGTTGATGGGTGCAGGTAGTGGTATGCTTGAGAATTATGATTTGTCTTCTTTACGCCATGTTTTATCCGTAGGTGAGCCATTAAATCCAGAGGTAATTCGTTGGGGTAGTGAAGAGCTAGGTCATCGTATACATGATACATGGTGGATGACGGAAACTGGTGGGCATATGATTTGTAACTATCCTTCCATGGATATTAAGCCAGGTTCTATGGGGAAACCATTGCCAGGTATTCATGCAACGATAGTGGATGATGCTGGGAATGAAGTGCCGCCGTTTACAATGGGGAATCTAGCAGTTCGTCGAGGCTGGCCAGCAATGATGCGTCAAATTTGGGGCAATCCAGAGCGCTATGAATCGTATTTCTTAAAAGGTGAATGGTATGTGTCTGGGGATTCTGCTTATATGGATGATGAAGGTTACTTCTGGTTCCAAGGGCGTGTAGATGATGTGATTATGACAGCTGGTGAACGGGTTGGTCCTTTCGAAGTGGAAAGCAAACTACTTGAGCATCCAGATGTAATTGAAGCAGGTGTTATTGGTAAGCCAGACCCTGTACGAGGTGAAATAATTAAAGCCTTTGTTTCATTACGTGAAGGTGTTGAGCCATCAGATGCATTGATTGAGGATATCCGTAATTTTGTCAAAAAGGGCTTATCAGCTCACGCAGCTCCTCGTGAAATCGAATTTAAGGATAAACTGCCAAAAACACGTAGTGGTAAGATTATGCGTCGTGTGTTAAAGGCATGGGAGTTAAATCTGCCAACTGGGGATTTATCGACGATGGAAGACTAATAGTATCGTTATTAAACAGGAATTTTTTCAGTCAACGAAAAATTCCTGTTTTTTACATGAATTTACCCTTCTATAAGTACCTTATATATTCTTTGTTCTCCATCTAATTCTACAATTATGCTGTAGGTGTTATGCTCGTTTGTTGCAAAGATTTCAGTTCCTATGGGTAATTTCGTTGCATAAAAATCTTTAAAAAATAAAGAGGAGGACGTCATCTTTTTGATTTCTCCTAATTTACCTTTTTTTACAAAATTCCCCTTTGTTAATTCTGGTTTAGTAATATTGATATAGATGAGTTGATTAAATTGAAAAATATCTGCTTTAGGTTTTTCTTTCAAAATAGATTTTGCTGTTGGATTGTCTGGTATAGCAGATGTGCACCCTGTCAGTACCAATAAAAACATTAAGTTACATATTATTAGCTTCAAAATGAAACGTCCTCCATATGTATTCATTATTAATGAACTGATTTTTAGAAAAATTCTAATTATTCATACTGTATTAATTAGTAGGTCATACATTTAAATATATTAAAAACTAAATCCATATTGTTAGCAAAACATGCGCTTAATATGGGTTATTACTGCAAGATTAGAAGAAACTCGTTTATATTGTTAGTCAAAATCATGTATTCATTGAAATTATTAATCTAAAAATAAATAAAAATTCAATTGACTTAAT
This window harbors:
- a CDS encoding acetate--CoA ligase yields the protein MKMMEKLKAIPGQHNLPNYEVAAATHDWAETEKGFSWYETGRVNMAYEAIDRHTETHRKNKVALYFNDGKRKEAYSFNEMKMQTNKAANVLKSATNLEKGDRLFIFMPRSPELYFSLLGALKMGVIVGPLFEAFMEGAVYDRLADSEAKALVTTPELLERVPLEKLPNLQHVFLVGSDIEETSQILDFNKRLKEASSQFDIEWVDREDGMILHYTSGSTGAPKGVLHVHNAMLQQYQSTQWVLDLREDDIYWCTADPGWVTGTAYGIFGPWLNGVTMLIVGGRFSPQAWYQAIEDYSVTVWYSAPTAFRMLMGAGSGMLENYDLSSLRHVLSVGEPLNPEVIRWGSEELGHRIHDTWWMTETGGHMICNYPSMDIKPGSMGKPLPGIHATIVDDAGNEVPPFTMGNLAVRRGWPAMMRQIWGNPERYESYFLKGEWYVSGDSAYMDDEGYFWFQGRVDDVIMTAGERVGPFEVESKLLEHPDVIEAGVIGKPDPVRGEIIKAFVSLREGVEPSDALIEDIRNFVKKGLSAHAAPREIEFKDKLPKTRSGKIMRRVLKAWELNLPTGDLSTMED